Proteins from a genomic interval of Scomber japonicus isolate fScoJap1 chromosome 10, fScoJap1.pri, whole genome shotgun sequence:
- the wu:fe05a04 gene encoding zinc finger protein 710: MSIEYTIDIQLTELGFPDILEPQETSVTETPCLSTSSDDSLSPSHSHTSLPNTGKERLLVRSQKSAADKEAAAAKNTSFDEKKTKVCASPLTEELPCKPPDPPQSQQNKETVKDSAPPEPSEPTETDAGRDKADSPLLITQQGDDGEDGDREEAQEKSAEAQQDVESDSDDSDVSVLDEDEEVDDEEEEEEGPNNESSNSGEYRCSVCDLQLSSEFKLQDHMNLHTGVRPYCCAECGKRFCQIYNYRVHLRTHAQTSAGRLQCRICLRVFASQEDLKGHLSKTHFEDRFYECDLCKRVFASLKACEYHVQLHNCLLGVNCKVCGHNFTSLKALLRHQKRTCCRNFKCTDCAKTFTKKNALLKHSFTHLGLLPYTCIRCRSHFRLAKLYRQHKCEPERIHCVACLREFLSQADFQQHKKDTGCWGNQEPKGDEIRCLECGQRFDTTEELKKHAGAHQRVLKCAECGKGFRSALLLMSHMGGHAGKSPCLCQSCGLGFPHQQNYDSHLKKCGQTPQSVSAPKKRPAPKSSSPETKKLDTKSESPVPASTTTVPAPPVKDSASPDLVTGGMSNTGSASSDGLWKITLDKQPPPGVKLVLFLPVCQTNGLALPSTVPQTIQVPDVQVKHQAARPPLSRKEHLGVKAELNVPVDLVTRIKRDPEGEAPLDLSKKYNSCKSATSDVPLPPVKSEPKEFEVSGEAKGTKRHGLKNAEWKVTDKKLKGEADAYTNVKWVKSDISPLNDNTASSGLIAGIKKEPQSPGSDFDVWRSRSCQLRDRRLEKEIKMEVDVSHPSPADTEN, translated from the exons ATGTCTATAGAATACACCATTGACATCCAGCTGACCGAGTTGGGGTTTCCAGACATCTTGGAACCTCAGGAGACTTCGGTGACAGAAACACCATGTCTCTCCACATCATCTGATGATTCACTCTCACCCAGTCACTCTCACACTTCACTTCCAAACACGGGCAAAGAAAGACTGCTCGTCAGAAGCCAGAAATCAGCTGCTGATAAAGAAGCGGCAGCGGCAAAAAATACctcatttgatgaaaaaaaaacaaaagtatgtGCATCACCTCTGACAGAGGAGTTACCATGTAAACCTCCAGATCCCCCCCAGAGTCagcaaaacaaagaaactgtCAAAGACTCTGCACCTCCAGAACCGTCAGAGCCCACAGAGACTGATGCTGGACGGGACAAAGCGGACAGTCCGCTGCTCATAACCCAACAGGGAGATGATGGAGAGGATGGTgacagagaggaagcacaggAGAAGTCAGCTGAGGCGCAGCAGGATGTAGAGAGTGACTCGGATGACAGTGATGTTTCAGTGTtggatgaggatgaagaggttgatgacgaagaggaggaagaggaagggccTAACAATG AGTCGAGTAACTCAGGCGAGTACCGCTGCAGTGTCTGTGATCTCCAGCTGTCCTCTGAATTCAAGCTCCAAGACCACATGAACCTGCACACGGGGGTGCGTCCGTACTGCTGTGCAGAGTGCGGGAAGCGCTTCTGTCAGATTTACAACTACCGCGTCCACCTGCGCACACATGCCCAGACTTCAGCGGGACGTCTCCAGTGCCGTATCTGTCTGAGGGTCTTTGCCTCACAGGAAGACTTGAAAGGCCACCTGTCAAAAACTCACTTTGAGGATCGGTTTTATGAATGTGATCTGTGCAAGCGCGTGTTTGCTTCCCTGAAAGCGTGCGAGTATCACGTGCAGTTACACAATTGTTTGCTTGGCGTTAATTGTAAAGTATGTGGCCACAATTTTACCTCTCTGAAAGCCCTCCTACGCCACCAGAAGAGGACATGCTGTCGCAATTTTAAATGCACAGACTGCGCAAAGACCTTTACTAAGAAGAACGCTCTATTAAAACACAGCTTCACCCACCTCGGTTTGTTGCCTTACACCTGCATACGATGCCGCAGCCACTTCCGCCTGGCAAAGCTTTACCGCCAACACAAGTGTGAGCCTGAACGCATTCACTGTGTGGCATGTCTAAGAGAATTCCTCAGTCAGGCGGACTTCCAGCAACACAAAAAGGACACAGGCTGCTGGGGCAATCAGGAACCTAAAGGGGATGAGATCCGATGTTTGGAGTGCGGGCAGAGATTTGACACCACAGAAGAGCTGAAGAAACATGCCGGGGCTCACCAGAGAGTGCTCAAATGTGCTGAATGTGGTAAGGGGTTTCGGTCGGCATTGCTGCTTATGTCACACATGGGCGGTCACGCTGGCAAGTCGCCCTGCCTCTGTCAGAGCTGTGGACTGGGCTTTCCTCACCAGCAGAACTACGACAGCCACCTTAAGAAGTGTGGACAAACACCTCAGTCTGTG AGTGCCCCCAAGAAACGGCCGGCCCCGAAGAGCTCCTCACCTGAGACCAAAAAGCTGGACACAAAGTCAGAGTCACCAGTTCCAGCAAGCACAACCACTGTGCCTGCTCCACCTGTTAAGGACTCTGCTAGTCCAGACCTTGTGACAGGAGGCATGTCTAATACTGGCTCTGCTTCATCAGACGGGTTATGGAAGATAACTCTGGACAAACAGCCACCGCCTGGTGTTAAACTTGTTCTATTTCTCCCTGTCTGTCAAACCAACGGCCTGGCGCTCCCATCTACAGTCCCTCAAACAATACAGGTTCCAGATGTCCAAGTCAAGCATCAAGCGGCCCGCCCTCCTCTTTCACGTAAGGAACACCTTGGAGTGAAGGCTGAGCTAAATGTCCCTGTGGATTTAGTAACCAGGATTAAACGGGATCCAGAAGGTGAAGCACCTTTGGACTTGTCTAAGAAGTATAACTCATGTAAGTCAGCTACGAGCGatgttcctcttcctcctgttaaAAGTGAGCCGAAAGAATTTGAAGTCTCAGGAGAGGCTAAAGGCACTAAAAGACATGGATTAAAAAATGCTGAATGGAAAGTGACTGATAAAAAACTGAAAGGAGAGGCAGATGCATATACTAATGTTAAGTGGGTGAAAAGTGATATCTCCCCTCTTAATGACAATACGGCATCCTCTGGACTAATAGCAGGCATTAAGAAAGAGCCTCAGTCTCCTGGTTCTGATTTTGATGTGTGGCGGTCCAGATCATGCCAGCTGAGAGACCGGAGGCTtgagaaagaaattaagatGGAAGTTGATGTTTCGCACCCATCCCCTGCTGATACGGAGAATTGA